The segment GTACGGCCATTGGTGCCGTGGCGGGCGGCCTGCTCGGCAACCAGATCGGCGGCGGCAAGGGCCGCACGCTGGCCACGGTGGCCGGTGCGGTGGGCGGCGGTTACGCCGGCCATGAGATCCAGGAGCGTCGCCAGGAGACGAACACCGTCACCAGCACCGTGCGCAAGTGCGACACCGTGGCGGGCAAGAGTGGCGACAAGATCGTCGCCTACGACGTGCGCTACGAATACAACGGCGTGACCCGCTCCATCCGCATGGATCATGACCCGGGCGACCGCGTTGAAGTCCAGGAAGGCGTGTCGGTCGTTTCCGACGCGCGTCAGTAAATCTCATCGATCCTCGAGGGCGTCCCCATGCATAGCATCGTCCGCAAGTTTGGCCTCGTCGTCGCTGCCATCGTCCCGCTGTCGCTGACAGCGTGCTACGAGCAGCCGCGCCGGGTGGTTCGCGAGGATCGCGTGGTCTACGAAGGCGGTGGCTCGCGCCGCTGCGCCCAGTGTGGCGTGGTCAGCGATGTCCAGCAGATCTACACCGATCGCCAGTCGTCACCGCTCGGTGCTGTGATCGGCGCCGTCGCCGGTGGCGTGCTGGGCAGCACGATCGGCAAGGGTGACGGCCGCTCGGCCGCTACCGTCGGTGGCGCGGTGGTCGGCGGCGTCGTCGGCAACCAGGTAGGCAAGCGCAATGGCCAGGATGTGGCGTGGCAGGTGCGCGTACGGCTTGATGATGGCCGCTCCGCCGTGATCACGCAGGCCGACGATCCGCAGCTGCGCCCTGGCGATTACGTGGAAATCCGTGGTGACCACGTCTATCGCATGTGATGCGATAGACGGCTAGACGTCCAAATGAAAAAACCCGCCGCGAGGCGGGTTTTTCTTTGGGCAAAAAAAAGACCCTCTTCTGAGGGCCCCTTTTCCCGGGAATCACAAGCTGCCCGCTCTGATTCCTTTTCCCCGCGCGTTGTCGCGTGTTTTAGTTCACGGCGTAGAACGCATGGTCACCGATCTTGCGAACGATGCGGCTGGCGGACCAGCTCGGTGAAACCGCTACCGTGGCGAAGTGGTCGGCCTGCGGCACGTAGACCAGGCGTTCGCTCTTGGGCAGGCTCCAGTTGTTCATGGAATCACCAGCGATCTTCCATGCCTTCGACCACGAAACGAGGTCGGTTACCTCAAAATCTTTCGGTGTCGTGGTAATGGCGAACTGGCGCGGCGCCGAGACGACATCGCACACGTTCTTGCCACCCATGCCGCGATCACGCCGGCGGAGGGCCACTTCCGCCACGGCATACTGGCCGATGGTCGGTTCGCTACGTGCTTCAAGATAAACCGTCGTCGCCAGGCACGTCTGGTCGGCTAGGTGGCTCGGAAGGACGGACGCCATCCAGAGCAAAGCGGAAAGTTTCATGTGTATCTGCCTCCAACGAGCTTTTCCGTCACTTGCGGCCTTGGAAAAAAGCGCCTTGGGGGACGTACGGGCGGTAGACGGGCGGGCAGGCCGTTACTACCTGGACTAACCGAATCGCAATCGCGCTTTATGCGTTAGGCACGCGAATGCTTCGGGTGTCACACACTGTGACTTTACTGGGTGGCTGTCCGGAGCCCCCGGTAGGGGTTCGCCAAAAGGGAGCGGCTTCGCGGAATGCGGCGGCTCCGTTGGCTTACAGCGCGCGATGCGGCATGCGCACATTTCAAAAATCGCCGGCTTTCGCCGGGTCGCGCCAGAACCGTCATCGTCGACGGATCGTCGCGGGTGTAACCAGGGCGATACACCGTGGCCACGAAATGGGATCGGCGGAGCCTAGTGGCGCGTCACGTTTTGTGCAAGTGCTCGGGTGGCGCGGTTCAGGTTTGGCTCACGCAACAGCGAGTTCATATTTGTAGAAGTGTGCAGAACATCACGCAGGGAATGTCGAGATGATGTGCAGGCGCGCACCGTCGCTTTCAAGAGCCTGCGCCTGAACGACGCTGTCATCCAATACGACAAGCGACATAGGTAGATCGTCGGAAGCGTTGTGCATCAACACGATGCCTGCATCGCGGCCGTCCATGCGCAGCGATTGTCCCGCGACAAGTGCGACATCCGACCGCACCGCGCGCAGGTGTCGCTTGTGGCCACCGAGGAAATGCAGGCGCGCAGCAATTTCCTGCCCCGGGAAACAACCTTTGTTGAACGACACGGCACCCAGGCGTTCCATGGACAGTGCGGGCGGCAACAAGTTTCCCAGTGCGTCATCGGGAAGCCATGCGAAACCTTTTTCAACATGACGTGCAAGCCATGCATCCGCATCGTCGCGCATGCCGATATGTATCGATGCATCACCTTCGCCGAACACGATCGTGCCGTCGTCGTTTTCATGCGCATGCATGTCGTCGTGCGCACCATCATCACCATTGGCAACGAAGCGCGCATCGCCCAGCGTGATCTTTACTTTTGCACGGAACACGAACCGCTTGAGGTCGTTCGCGAGCGTTTCGCCATCACCGCCGCGCGGCACGATCACGAAGCGTTCGTCGTCCAGCCGGGTGACCTGGAGCAGGGCGCGCACGCGGCCCTTCGGGTCGAGCCAGCCGCTCCATTGCCAGCGGCCCGTTTCCAGCGACAGGACGTCGCTGCTGAGCTGGGCATTGGCGAAGCTGGCGGCGTCGGGGCCGGCGAGGGTGATGGGGCGAGTGGTACGGCTCGGCATGGGCGCGCGCAGGAAGGGGTGGGGGAGTAAGATATACGGTCGGGCCAAGGCCAAACCAAGGCTCGCCGGTATCGTCAAGGTTGTGCTGTGAAGGCACAGGTATTACGCTTTTAGAGTTTTATAACCATGTCCGACCACCCCTTGAAGCCCGCAAATGCGAACGATTCCGCTCCGGCGAAACCGCTCGTAACGCCCATCGTCCCCACGAATGGCGAGCCAGCGGTCGAAAAAGCGCCATTGGACCCAACGCGTTACGGCGACTGGGAAAAGAACGGACGCTGCATCGACTTCTGAGCGTAAGGCGACAGAGGGCAGTTCGGGCATCAGCGATTCCAATCCAGGATAGCCGCCATGGCACAAACGGGACGACCGCTCTCACCCCACATGCAGGTCTACAAATGGCAAGTGCAGATGGTTTCCTCCATCCTGCATCGCGCCACCGGCATCATCCTTGCCGTCGGTAGCCTGATCATCACCTGGGGCCTCGCGTCCCTCGCCGCCGGCCCGGAAGCCTACGCGTCGTTCAGCGCCTGCGCCGGCAGCCCCCTGGGCCTGCTCGTGCTCATCGGCTGGACCCTGGCGTTCTTCTACCACCTGGCCAACGGCATCCGCCACCTGGTCCAGGACACGGGCAAGGGCTACGCCATCGCGTCGTTCGTCCGCTCCAGCTGGACCTCGATCGTCGTGGCCATCGTCCTCACCGCGGCTGTCTGGGCCTACGTGCTGACCGGGAGCCACGCATGAGCAAGGATCTGCGCAACCCGCTGGCCCGCGCCCGCGGCCTCGGCTCGGCGAAGGAAGGCGTCAGCCACTGGATGGCCCAGCGCGTCACCGCGCTCGCCCTGGTTTTCCTGACGGTCTGGTTCCTGTGCGTGCTGCTCGGCCTGCTGCATGCCGACTACGCCACCGCCCGCGCCACCCTGGGCAAGCCCTGGAACGCCGTGCTGGCCATCGCCTTCATCCTGACGATGTTCCGCCACGCCTTCCTCGGCCTGCAGGTGGTGATCGAAGACTACGTCCATACCCGCTGGCTCGAAGTGGCCTCGCTGGTCCTTATCAAGTTCATCGCCGTACTCGCCGCGCTTGCGGGCGTGCTGGCCGTGCTGCGCGTCGCGCTCGGAAGCTGATCGATGGAAGCCTACAAGGTTCAACAACATAAGTACGACGTGATCGTGGTTGGCGCCGGTGGCGCTGGCCTGCGCGCCACCTTCGGCCTGGCCGAGAAGGGCCTCAAGGCCGCGTGCATCACCAAGGTGTTCCCGACGCGCTCGCACACCGTGGCCGCGCAGGGCGGTATCTCCGCCGCGCTGGGCAACATGGGTGAGGACGACTGGCGTTTCCACTTCTACGACACGATCAAGGGCTCCGACTGGCTCGGTGACCAGGACGCCATCGAGTACATGTGCCGCGAAGCGATTCCGGCCATCATCGAACTCGAGCATTACGGCGTGCCGTTCTCCCGTACGGAAGAAGGCAAGATCTACCAGCGTCCGTTCGGCGGCATGACCACCCATTACGGCAAGGGCACCGCGCAGCGCACCTGCGCCGCGGCCGACCGTACGGGTCACGCCATCCTGCACACCCTCTACCAGCAGGCGCTGGCCCACGACGCGACGTTCTTCATCGAGTACTTCGCGATCGACCTCATCTTCGACAAGGATGGCGTCTGCCGTGGCGTGCTCGCGCTCGACATGAACGAAGGCACGCTGCACCTGTTCCGCGGCCACGCCGTGGTCATGGCCACCGGCGGCTACGGCCGTGCGTACTTCAGCGCCACCTCCGCCCACACCTGCACGGGTGACGGCGGCGGCATGGTGCTGCGCGCTGGCCTGCCGCTGCAGGACATGGAGTTCGTGCAGTTCCACCCGACCGGCATCTACGGTGCGGGCTGCCTGATCACCGAAGGCGTCC is part of the Luteibacter pinisoli genome and harbors:
- a CDS encoding glycine zipper 2TM domain-containing protein encodes the protein MSRLMISVLNAGLGAALVLSLSACNRDANADVANGPSPAAAPVAAPEPAGPKYARVVSVDPVREAASAAQRECHDQVVTRRAPVKDQHQIAGTAIGAVAGGLLGNQIGGGKGRTLATVAGAVGGGYAGHEIQERRQETNTVTSTVRKCDTVAGKSGDKIVAYDVRYEYNGVTRSIRMDHDPGDRVEVQEGVSVVSDARQ
- a CDS encoding glycine zipper 2TM domain-containing protein, which produces MHSIVRKFGLVVAAIVPLSLTACYEQPRRVVREDRVVYEGGGSRRCAQCGVVSDVQQIYTDRQSSPLGAVIGAVAGGVLGSTIGKGDGRSAATVGGAVVGGVVGNQVGKRNGQDVAWQVRVRLDDGRSAVITQADDPQLRPGDYVEIRGDHVYRM
- a CDS encoding cell wall hydrolase gives rise to the protein MKLSALLWMASVLPSHLADQTCLATTVYLEARSEPTIGQYAVAEVALRRRDRGMGGKNVCDVVSAPRQFAITTTPKDFEVTDLVSWSKAWKIAGDSMNNWSLPKSERLVYVPQADHFATVAVSPSWSASRIVRKIGDHAFYAVN
- a CDS encoding YgfZ/GcvT domain-containing protein, translating into MPSRTTRPITLAGPDAASFANAQLSSDVLSLETGRWQWSGWLDPKGRVRALLQVTRLDDERFVIVPRGGDGETLANDLKRFVFRAKVKITLGDARFVANGDDGAHDDMHAHENDDGTIVFGEGDASIHIGMRDDADAWLARHVEKGFAWLPDDALGNLLPPALSMERLGAVSFNKGCFPGQEIAARLHFLGGHKRHLRAVRSDVALVAGQSLRMDGRDAGIVLMHNASDDLPMSLVVLDDSVVQAQALESDGARLHIISTFPA
- a CDS encoding DUF1674 domain-containing protein, with protein sequence MSDHPLKPANANDSAPAKPLVTPIVPTNGEPAVEKAPLDPTRYGDWEKNGRCIDF
- the sdhC gene encoding succinate dehydrogenase, cytochrome b556 subunit, with the protein product MAQTGRPLSPHMQVYKWQVQMVSSILHRATGIILAVGSLIITWGLASLAAGPEAYASFSACAGSPLGLLVLIGWTLAFFYHLANGIRHLVQDTGKGYAIASFVRSSWTSIVVAIVLTAAVWAYVLTGSHA
- the sdhD gene encoding succinate dehydrogenase, hydrophobic membrane anchor protein; this encodes MSKDLRNPLARARGLGSAKEGVSHWMAQRVTALALVFLTVWFLCVLLGLLHADYATARATLGKPWNAVLAIAFILTMFRHAFLGLQVVIEDYVHTRWLEVASLVLIKFIAVLAALAGVLAVLRVALGS